The genomic segment ATCAACCTGGCCGGATCCTCGTCCGTAAAAGTTTCAAAGTAGTCGTAAGCCTCGGCCACCGAGGAATCTTTGAAAATCGCCGGGGCAAATTCAACGGCCCAGGGCATCTCTGGCTCACCCTGCGCCAGCACCAGTCCCAGGGATTCGGGAATGTGGTGGAATGCTGGGTAGACCTCCGGCAGATCGCGGCTGATGTAGTAGTACACCCCACCAAATCCCGCGTTGTGAAGCGCGTAAACGAAGGTGGGCCGAACTTCTCTGAGCGCCGCCATTAACGCCTGGGTTTCAGGAATGGGGGCGTCAAAGGTGAATCGCTTGTGCTGAACGGGGAAAGTCCACTCCACCTGTTCCATACCAGGGGGACGGTAAAATTCTGCGGCGTAGTGCCGGATGGTAAACGGACCATTGAACCATCCCTCGTTCAAGCGGGTGCCATCTGGATCGATGCAGGGCAGCAGATGCCAAGTGAAGGTGCCGCGCAAATCTTCATGGGTGAGGAGTTGGTCGAGCAAATAGCTCACCAGCATAGCCCCAATCGGTTCATTTGGATGCGGACAGGCATAGAACAGCAGCGCCACTGGCCCTGTTCCAATGCTTACCATCGGAATAGCCTCACCTTCGCTCGAATGACCCACCTCGCGGTATCGGACCAGTTCCGGGTGTTGCCGGGCCGCATCTCGCGCCTGGGCATACAGCTCGTCTACCGTCAGAAACCGGGTGTACTCGGGCACCGTCTCCAGCCACGCCTCCAGGCTTTTCACGTCAGTCGCCAACATGCTCTTCTCCTCATTCACGGCTAACGACCCATTCGAGGGTCAAAGGCCTGCCGCAACCCATCACCGACGAAATTGAAGCTCATCACCACCAGGGCGATGAAGATCCCCGGCCACACAATGAGCGAAGGGGACTGCAGCAAATAATTCTTGCCTTCGTTAACCATCGTGCCCCACTCCGGTGTGGGCGGCTGCACGCCCAGCCCCAGGAAGCCCAGAGCCGCGAGGGCCAGGATGGCCTGTGGAACGCCGAACGTCGCGGCCACAATGATCGGCGTCAGGCTGTTGGGCAGGATGTACCGGAACATGATGCGCCCTGAACTGGCTCCACTGGCGCGTGCCGCCTCGACGAATTCCCGCTGCCGCAGCGTCAACACCTGAGCGCGAACCAGGCGGGCGTAGATTGGCCAGCTCACGACGCCCAGAACCCACACCACATTGAAAATGCTGGTTCCGAGGACAGCGATCACGGCCACCACCAGCACCAGGAAGGGAAAGGCAAAAAACACCTCCACCAACCGCATGATCAGCACATCCACCCAGCCCCGAAAATACCCTGCAACCAGCCCCAGAAGGCTCCCCAGGCCCGCTGCGATGACCACCACCACCAGTCCGGAGACCAGCGAGATGCGCGAGCCGTAGATCAGCCGCGAGAATAGATCTCGCCCGAAGTTGTCGGTGCCGAGCAGGTGACCGCCCTGACCTGGCAGGAGGAAGGCACTTTGAAGATTCATGGCATAGGGATCATCTGGGGCCACCCAGGGAGCGAACAGGGCCGCCCCGTAAAAGGCCAGCAGCAGCAACAGCCCCAGTACGCTCAGGCGATGGTGCGTGAAGTCGCGCCAGCTCCGGCTGGCCGGACGTCGAGTACGCATTGCACTGACGTTGAGGTTGAAGGCTTTACTCATAATGAATCCTCGGATCCACCAGCGAATAGAGCAGATCGGTGACCAGGATCGACAACACAAACAGAGTCGCGAAGACCAGCACGCTGCCCTGAATCATCGGGAGGTCGCGCTGCTGAATGGCGGTAATCGTGAGCATGCCCATGCCTGGCCATGAGAAGATGGTTTCCACGATGACGGCTCCGCCCAAGAGCCCCCCAAATTGCAGACCCGCCGTGGTAATGATTGGGAGCGCCGCGTTCCGCAGGGCATGTTTGTACACCACCCGTACCGGTGCCACACCCTTGGCGCGGGCTGTGCGGACGTAATCTTCACCCAGAGTATCGAGCAGCGCGTTGCGGGTCAGGCGCGTGAGAATTGCCGTAAGCTCGCTGCCCAGCGCGATGGTTGGCAAAATCAGGTAACTCAGAAAGGTCCATGGGCCGCCGCTCAAGTTGACGAGACCGCCGCCACCCAGAGGCAGCCACTGTAGTTTCAGGCTGAAGAGCAAAATCAACATCAGCCCCAACCAGAAACTGGGCAGCGCCACGCCCAGCACGCTCACGGCGGATGCCAGGTAATCGGCGACGGTGTTGGGCCGTGCGCCGGCCAGACCGCCTGCAATCAAGGACACAATTGCTGCGAAGAGCAGTGAAGAAATGGCCAGAAGCAGGGTATTGGGCAAGGCGGCCCAGATCTGGGCGGCCACCGGCTGTCCGATCACAATCGACTGCCCCAGGTCGCCATGCAGCACATCCCACAGGTAATGCACGAACCGGAGAAACCAGGGTTCATCCAACCTCAGTTGGCCACGCACCCGCTCAACGGCGTCAGGATTGGAGATTCCAGAACTGAGTGCCAGGCTGATGTAGCTGCCCGGCGCAAATGCCAGCAGCGCGAAGGTAATAAAGCTGATCCCCACCAGCACAGGGATCAGCAACAACAGGCGTTTGAGAATAAAATTCAGCACGGATCAGAACTTCCTCATCCTCAACTTCATGGGTTGAACATGACATTGTTTGTGGGCGTCACCAGCTTGAGCGGTCCATAAGCTGGCACGAAGTCCTGAACCTTGGTGTTGACCACTGAGTACCCATTTTCAAAGTAGAGGGGGATGCCCACCTTATCCTGGAAGATCGCGCGCTGCGCGCGTTTCCACAAGCTGCTGCGCTGCTGAGCATTCACAGTGGTGAGCGCCTGCGCGAAGAGGGCATCCACGCTGGCATTCTTGTACTGGTGGGTGTTGGTGGTTCCAATATTGTCCCCATTGAACAGCGAGGACAGTCCTGTGGTGCCGGCGAAGCTGAAATCGAAGAAGAGGCCGGTGTTGTTGCCCTTGACCAGATCATCGGCCCACACCGAGACGTCCTGCTGCTGGATGCTGGCGTCGATCCCGAAGGCTTTGAGTTGTGTGACCAGAATGGTCAGCACCCGGACCTGTGATCCGGCAATGGTCTTGATGGGGACGCTCAGGGTCTTGCCGCCTTTGGCGTAGAGCCCCGCTGCATTCTTGGCGTAGCCCGCTTTGGTCAGGAGCGCTGCCGCCCCGGCAGGATCATAAGACCACAGGTTCTTGAGGCTGGCGTCATAGCCGAAAGGGACCCACGGCGGCACCTGGCCGTAGGCCCGAACCGCGTGAACGCCCAGCACCGACTTGTAGGCGCTGTCAATGTCCATCGCCATTGCCAGGGCCTTGCGCACGTTTACGTCGTTGAACGGTGCGGTCTTGACATTGAAGCCCAGACCCCGGTAAGACCCTGGCCCCGTGATCAGCTTGACACTTTTCTGGGTGGCGAGTTGGGTAGCCGAGTCGACATTGAGCAGGTAGGACACCACGTCTACTCGGTTGCTCTGCACAGCGAGGGTCGCCACTGTGGGATCAGGCAGGTAGATGAATTGAACCTGCTTCAGCTTGGGCTTGAGCCAGTAGTTCTCATTGCGGTTCAGGGTGATGGTCTGATTGGGCGTGAACGCCTGCACCTTAAAGGGGCCTGATCCGATGGGCGCACGGGCAAATCCTTCCTCACCCAGTTTCTCGATGGCCTCGCGGGGCACAATCGCCACCTGCGCCAGTTGGTTAGGGTCAATGACGAGGAAGGGATTGGGCTTGGCTGTCTTAAGTTCCACCGTGTATTTGCCGGTGGCCTTGGCGCTGGCGATATCGCCGATGGAAAAAGCATTGGTGACCTTCACGAAGCGGTTGATTGAGTACACGACATCTTCTGCCGTGACTTCGCGCCCCTTGCCCTTGGCGAAGACAGGATTGTCGTCTTGAAACTTGACGCCGCGGCGCAGATTGAAAATCCAGGTGGTGCTGTTGGGGGTGGTCCAGCTGGTGGCCAGCAGCGGCTGGGGGGTAGCTTTGGCATCTAAATAAACCAGTGAGTCGAACACCAAGCCGCCGATATTGCCCTCATCGCCGTTGCCGCCTGTCTTGTATGGATCGAGCTGACGGATGGAGGTGAAGGCGATGCGGAGGGTACCACCATCGGCATTGGCCCGGGCACCAACGAAGGGTGAAACAAGCATGGCAACACTCGTCCAGGCGAGCGTTGAGCTCAGAGACCGCTTCGTGCTCGTTCCCATGGTCACTCCTTTGTATATCTATGCGTTAATACGCATACAATTGAGGGGCTTTCGATCAGCGGCGAAGTCCGTGTAAACGGTCAGACAATTCGAAAGTGACACTTCCAAGCTAGAAGCGGCTTCATGAACATATCTTTCAAGGCTCTACATCGTAATTTGGATCGACGGAATTGTTGGCTACAATACAGGTCGTGCGGCTCAATCGCAACCCCTGAAAGCCGAACTGCTTCGGATGGGCTGGATGAATTTCGTTGCCTCGACAGTGATGGCAGACCCATCAGAAAGGCAATGGACTGGCAAGAGGAGGACAATGACGAACAGCTCTGATACGTACGTGATCACCAGTCTGACTGCATTGGAACAGCTTTATCCCACACCCAGCACCGGAGTGACCTTAAAAGTCATGGATCATCTTGATGAGGCGCTCCAGAGCGCCCTGGCGCTCTCCACGCTGTGTTTCCTGGCAACCTCAAATACGGAAGGTCACCTGGATTGCTCGCCGCGTGGAGATCCAGCTGGCGCGGTGCAGGTTCTCGGGGCCAAGACGCTGATGCTGGCTGACCGGCCCGGCAACAACCGTTTGGACAGCCTGCGGAACATCATTCAAAATCCTGAGGTGGGACTGATTTTTCTGCTTCCTGGGGTCAATGAGGTCGTGCGGGTGAATGGGCGCGCCTCAATCTCGGTGGAGCCTGCGCTCCTCAGCCGAGCCGCATTGGGTGGGAAACTGCCCAGAACAGTGTTGATTATTCAGGTGCGTGAAGCTTTTATGCATTGTCCCCGTGCTTTTAGCAAGGCAGAACTCTGGGATCCGCGACAGCATTTAACAGACGAACAGAGGCCGGATTTCAATGCGATGTATGCTGCTCATGTGCTCGCGAATACGCCATAATTTGACGGCTCTGAATGGCTTGACTCCGAACCCCTCTAGGCGGACCGGTCGCGCGTCGAATGGTGAGAGCTGCCCAGGGTTTCAGTCACGGATAGGGTGAAGGCAGATGCGCTGAGATCTTCTGCCCGGCTGGGCGCTGTTGTTCATCGACTCACGCAGCGCGAAGCGCTGTGGCCACCCGCCCGACGTGGCCTGGGGGAGGAGGGTGAAGCAGACTCACTGCACCCGGATGGTAGAGATGAACTGGTCGATCCGCGTCAGGCGGGGATCATTTGTCAGGCCGGCGAGTACGTGCGTCATCTGCGTGAGGTGTTTGCGGTAGGCGCCGCCGGCGTCGGAAAAGACGGCATCCTGCTCTTGGCGCAGGGCTGGCGTCGCCCAGTAATCCAGAGGGATTTCGCTCAACATCACGTCGTAGCCAAACGTTAGAAGATGCTTGCCGTCGTTCGTGAGCCCAACGAAGGTGTAGAACAGCTCGCTACGCACCAGGGGCGCCACCTCAAAGGAGTAGGCGACGAGATACCGTACGCCTCTCCCACCTTGGAAGTGGAGATACTTGACGGCTGTCCGCACCACCTGGTCACCAGCTTTCGGCGGAAAGAACGGCAGGTCGCCCTTGACGCCTGACCCGGGAGGCCGCTTCGCGAGAAGCGTCCGAAGGGCAGCGATTTCGCGCTGCGCCGCTCCGTTCGGATCGGGATTGAGTCTCAGAACCTCGGCCAGTGGATAGACGTTGAAGCCGCCAACCGCCTGGTTCTTCGGTCCAAGCGCCACGCCGACGTGAGGCGGCGCCTTGAAGCCGAGCGGATACGTCTCCGCAGGCCCGGTGCGGGTGACCGCCTGGAGGCTCAGCGGACGGGCGTCGAAGGTAACGTGCGGCAGCCCGGCGGCGAGGACGGATGAGGGAGTGAGGAGCAGGGCGAGCAGGCGGCAGTATGGAGGGAAACGGACGGAGGGATAAGGCATACATGTCCTTTTGAAGGTGCGCCGAACGTTCGTGCGCCCCTGCTTCCCCAGATCCTGCACGCGTGAGGATGGCAGGCAGATGGCAGAATGCATCTCGCCAGCGCGCAGGGGGCTTCGCTCGTCTTTGCCCCCGGCTACCCGGTTCAGCGGCCCTTGCTGGCCACAAAGCTCCATTTGCCGCTCAGCGCATCGATCTCGTCCGAGCCCGTGGCTTTCGTGTCGCTGCCGCCCTTGATGCCAACCTTCACGCCAGTCTTGACCGATACGCCCGCGTCCGTCAGGCCGCCCTCACCCCACGTCACGTACACGCCCTGTTTGGACTCGAGGGCCACTGATGTTCCCGGCACGCTGACGCCCTGCTGGACGCCAACGGTCACCGTGTACTCTTCGGTGCCGAAGGTGTGGTTGAGTTGGCCGAACGCACCGATCCAGCCGGGCGACGCGGTACCCATCTGAATCGTGTCACAGGAAATCTTGAAGCTCAGGACATCGACCGAAAAACTGAAGGCGCGGTCATCGAACAGGTCTTTGCACGAATCGGCACGGGGCAAAGCAAGCTCAGGGGTGACCGGCGGCGCAGCACTCGCGCTGCCTTTCACGCATGATTCCCAGTGTATGTTTTGCGTGATCGCCTGTGCCCAACCCTGTGCGAGGCCGACATAGCCGTACCAGGTGGCGGTCGCAAAGATCTCGGCGGTGAGCGAGGCACGCTCATGCCACAGGGGATCACTGTAATTGGCCGCGAGCGCCGTTCTCAGC from the Deinococcus humi genome contains:
- a CDS encoding MSMEG_1061 family FMN-dependent PPOX-type flavoprotein; this encodes MNFVASTVMADPSERQWTGKRRTMTNSSDTYVITSLTALEQLYPTPSTGVTLKVMDHLDEALQSALALSTLCFLATSNTEGHLDCSPRGDPAGAVQVLGAKTLMLADRPGNNRLDSLRNIIQNPEVGLIFLLPGVNEVVRVNGRASISVEPALLSRAALGGKLPRTVLIIQVREAFMHCPRAFSKAELWDPRQHLTDEQRPDFNAMYAAHVLANTP
- a CDS encoding M14 family zinc carboxypeptidase, whose product is MGHSSEGEAIPMVSIGTGPVALLFYACPHPNEPIGAMLVSYLLDQLLTHEDLRGTFTWHLLPCIDPDGTRLNEGWFNGPFTIRHYAAEFYRPPGMEQVEWTFPVQHKRFTFDAPIPETQALMAALREVRPTFVYALHNAGFGGVYYYISRDLPEVYPAFHHIPESLGLVLAQGEPEMPWAVEFAPAIFKDSSVAEAYDYFETFTDEDPARLISSGGSSGDFLNTLGEPRALALVTELPYFQASAVADHSLTPLSRREVRLTGLATMERLTAQVEAIYQPVRPLMTLDSRLHRAFRLFHEHYLLTADSQRQGILNDEKTLKPATVAQKTDALYVSQFYQLLIYSMLDRAIRLQQEQEEIPALETARQHLKPLLEAGFKEIETNLEYQAVPIRRAVQMQLGAFLAVLPSL
- a CDS encoding ABC transporter substrate-binding protein, which translates into the protein MLVSPFVGARANADGGTLRIAFTSIRQLDPYKTGGNGDEGNIGGLVFDSLVYLDAKATPQPLLATSWTTPNSTTWIFNLRRGVKFQDDNPVFAKGKGREVTAEDVVYSINRFVKVTNAFSIGDIASAKATGKYTVELKTAKPNPFLVIDPNQLAQVAIVPREAIEKLGEEGFARAPIGSGPFKVQAFTPNQTITLNRNENYWLKPKLKQVQFIYLPDPTVATLAVQSNRVDVVSYLLNVDSATQLATQKSVKLITGPGSYRGLGFNVKTAPFNDVNVRKALAMAMDIDSAYKSVLGVHAVRAYGQVPPWVPFGYDASLKNLWSYDPAGAAALLTKAGYAKNAAGLYAKGGKTLSVPIKTIAGSQVRVLTILVTQLKAFGIDASIQQQDVSVWADDLVKGNNTGLFFDFSFAGTTGLSSLFNGDNIGTTNTHQYKNASVDALFAQALTTVNAQQRSSLWKRAQRAIFQDKVGIPLYFENGYSVVNTKVQDFVPAYGPLKLVTPTNNVMFNP
- a CDS encoding ABC transporter permease, producing the protein MLNFILKRLLLLIPVLVGISFITFALLAFAPGSYISLALSSGISNPDAVERVRGQLRLDEPWFLRFVHYLWDVLHGDLGQSIVIGQPVAAQIWAALPNTLLLAISSLLFAAIVSLIAGGLAGARPNTVADYLASAVSVLGVALPSFWLGLMLILLFSLKLQWLPLGGGGLVNLSGGPWTFLSYLILPTIALGSELTAILTRLTRNALLDTLGEDYVRTARAKGVAPVRVVYKHALRNAALPIITTAGLQFGGLLGGAVIVETIFSWPGMGMLTITAIQQRDLPMIQGSVLVFATLFVLSILVTDLLYSLVDPRIHYE
- a CDS encoding ABC transporter permease; the encoded protein is MSKAFNLNVSAMRTRRPASRSWRDFTHHRLSVLGLLLLLAFYGAALFAPWVAPDDPYAMNLQSAFLLPGQGGHLLGTDNFGRDLFSRLIYGSRISLVSGLVVVVIAAGLGSLLGLVAGYFRGWVDVLIMRLVEVFFAFPFLVLVVAVIAVLGTSIFNVVWVLGVVSWPIYARLVRAQVLTLRQREFVEAARASGASSGRIMFRYILPNSLTPIIVAATFGVPQAILALAALGFLGLGVQPPTPEWGTMVNEGKNYLLQSPSLIVWPGIFIALVVMSFNFVGDGLRQAFDPRMGR